CGGTTTCTTACATTGGCTCGCTGGTCGGCGAACAGACCCGGGCAGCGACGGCGCGGGTCACCCTGCAAAATCCCGACGGTCTCTGGCGGCCGGGATTATTCGTCGAGGTCGAATTGACTGCGGATCAGACGCAGGTTCCGGTCGCGGTTGCGGTCGATGCCATCCAGACCGTGCGCGATTGGTCGGTGGTGTTCGGGCGTTACGGCAAATTCCTTGAAGCGCGTCCGCTCGAATTGGGGCGCAGTGACGGGAAGATGGTCGAGGTCCTGGAAGGGTTTGCAGCGGGCCAGCCATATGCCGCCGGCAACAGTTTCGCCATCAAGGCCGAGCTTGGCAAGGCCGGCGCCACGCACGATCATTAGGGAGAGAACCATGTTCGAACGCATTCTGAAATTCTCGATCGAGCAGCGCTGGACGGTATTGCTGCTTGTGCTCGGCATGGCAGCGCTCGGCGTCTACAACTATCAGCGATTGCCGATCGACGCCGTGCCCGACATTACCAATGTGCAGGTGCAAATCAATACGCAGGCGCCCGGCTACTCGCCACTGGAAACCGAGCAGCGCATCACGTTTCCGATTGAAACCGTGATGGCCGGCTTACCCGAGCTCGAAAACACGCGCTCGGTCTCGCGTTACGGCTTGTCGCAGGTGACGGTGATTTTCAAGGACGGCACCGACATCTATTTCGCGGGTCAGCTCGTCAACCAGCGCATTCAGGAGGCGAGAGGCCGCTTGCCTGCGGGAGTCGAGCCGGCGATGGGGCCAATCGCAACCGGGCTCGGCGAGATTTTCATGTGGACGGTCGAAGCCAAACCGGACGCGAAAAAGCCGGATGGCACGCAGTACACGCCGAGCGATTTGCGCGAAGTGCAGGACTGGATCATCAGGCCGCAACTGCGCACGGTAAAAGGCGTGACCGACGTCAATTCGGTCGGCGGTTTCGTCAAGCAGTTTCATGTCACGCCCGATCCCGACAAGCTCATTGAATATGGCTTGAGCTTGCAGGACCTGGTCACTGCGCTCGAACAGAACAACGCGAATATCGGCGCCGGATATATCGAAAAAAGCGGTGAACAGTACCTGGTCCGCGCGCCTGGGCAGGTGACAAACCTCGATGAAATCCGCGACATCGTCATCGGCGCCTCCCGCGGCGTACCGGTGCGCATCAAGGATGTCGCGCAAGTGTTGATGGGCAAGGAACTGCGCAACGGCGCCGCGACCGAAAACGGCAAAGAGGTCGTGCTGGGTACCGTG
This is a stretch of genomic DNA from Burkholderiales bacterium. It encodes these proteins:
- a CDS encoding efflux RND transporter periplasmic adaptor subunit, which encodes DANIFTIADLSTVWAELVVYPKDLNAIKAGQTVLIKSSVLQSVATGTVSYIGSLVGEQTRAATARVTLQNPDGLWRPGLFVEVELTADQTQVPVAVAVDAIQTVRDWSVVFGRYGKFLEARPLELGRSDGKMVEVLEGFAAGQPYAAGNSFAIKAELGKAGATHDH